One region of Roseicitreum antarcticum genomic DNA includes:
- a CDS encoding FAD-dependent oxidoreductase, with product MVIQGQLAGIWRYPVSSLGGERLDRAEIGPRGLLGDRTFGLFDNEDGAHIYPARDARWNPAPLLSARLTANGPELSVNGTDWASADTPDMQAQVAQVLGRPASLRAYDAEIRPRYNVAPLHLLSLQAMAALRRAIPDSAIDARRFRPNLLVDLPDLAGEIPEYALLGVEFSLGGLRLRGTVPCGRCGFTSLPVGDGLPEDPAVLRTLVRRFERNFGIYCEVIDAGTLHVAAPLHATASAQGPGPVVIVGGGQAGVTAARALRKHGYVGPIRIFAAERHLPYERPPLSKHILNPGAIVSPLLSAQDAATANLALDLATPVEAIDLNARQVETADGSIVSFGTLILAMGGLARRLPGLNRGHGRVHELRSQDDAARLSGALHPGTRLFILGGGWIGMEIAAAARIAGAEVSLFVRSTALAPHMLPPVVSDALTALHRAHGITLHFGVEPRFHETETGVRCEVGGQHLTADHLLLAIGMVANDGLARRAGLDCANGILTDETGATSHEGVFAIGDVALPPSGRFETWQNANLQADRVARHILGQPAPPPEPLRFWSEQFGHRVQVVGRPDPKASLLSQSGQFWDFGSFAVGIDTPEAIHRAARRLSLSEPVAPGTPAPAPTAARKEYLLCPAADVTEGALLRIEHSARGALCATRQGGQTFVTDDRCPHAVASLSEGFVDDGRLICPLHFAEFDLRSGAPHHAPEGCGALTVHPTSERDGQIFVSLPHP from the coding sequence ATGGTGATCCAGGGGCAGCTGGCCGGAATATGGCGCTATCCTGTCAGCTCACTCGGCGGTGAACGGCTTGATCGCGCGGAAATTGGGCCGCGCGGTTTGCTTGGCGACCGCACCTTCGGGTTGTTCGACAACGAGGACGGTGCACATATCTATCCCGCCCGCGATGCACGCTGGAATCCCGCCCCACTGCTTTCCGCACGGCTCACCGCGAACGGGCCGGAACTGTCGGTCAATGGAACTGATTGGGCTTCTGCAGACACCCCGGACATGCAGGCGCAGGTGGCGCAGGTGCTGGGTCGCCCGGCCAGCCTGCGCGCATATGATGCCGAAATCAGGCCCCGCTATAATGTTGCGCCGCTGCATTTGCTGAGTCTTCAGGCAATGGCGGCGCTGCGCCGCGCGATCCCCGACAGCGCGATTGATGCGCGCCGCTTCCGGCCCAATCTGCTGGTCGACCTGCCCGATCTGGCCGGTGAAATTCCCGAATATGCCCTGCTGGGGGTGGAATTCAGCCTTGGCGGCCTGCGTCTGCGCGGTACGGTTCCCTGCGGGCGTTGTGGCTTCACAAGCCTGCCCGTCGGCGACGGGTTGCCCGAAGACCCCGCCGTTCTGCGCACGCTCGTCCGCCGGTTTGAGCGGAATTTCGGGATATATTGCGAAGTCATCGACGCAGGCACCTTGCACGTCGCCGCCCCGCTGCACGCGACAGCATCCGCGCAGGGCCCTGGGCCTGTGGTGATTGTCGGCGGCGGACAGGCGGGCGTGACGGCGGCGCGCGCGTTGCGCAAACACGGCTATGTGGGCCCAATCCGCATTTTCGCGGCCGAGCGTCACTTGCCCTATGAACGCCCGCCCCTGTCAAAGCATATACTTAACCCCGGCGCGATTGTATCGCCGCTCCTCAGCGCGCAAGACGCCGCAACAGCCAATCTTGCGCTGGACCTTGCCACCCCCGTTGAGGCAATAGACCTGAACGCGCGGCAGGTCGAAACGGCGGACGGCAGCATTGTGTCCTTTGGCACGCTGATCCTTGCCATGGGTGGGCTGGCGCGGCGTTTGCCGGGCTTGAACCGTGGGCATGGCAGGGTGCATGAACTGCGGTCGCAAGACGATGCCGCACGCCTATCCGGGGCGCTGCACCCGGGCACGCGCCTGTTCATTCTGGGCGGTGGCTGGATTGGCATGGAAATCGCAGCGGCGGCGCGGATAGCCGGTGCAGAGGTTTCGCTGTTCGTGCGCAGCACCGCGCTGGCGCCGCATATGCTCCCGCCCGTTGTCTCAGACGCGCTGACTGCACTGCACCGCGCGCATGGCATTACACTGCATTTCGGGGTAGAACCCCGGTTTCATGAAACTGAAACCGGCGTCCGTTGCGAGGTCGGCGGGCAGCACCTGACCGCGGATCATCTGTTGCTGGCCATCGGGATGGTGGCGAATGACGGACTGGCCCGCCGCGCGGGGCTAGACTGCGCGAACGGCATTCTGACCGATGAAACTGGTGCCACCTCGCATGAGGGGGTATTTGCCATCGGCGATGTCGCCCTACCCCCCAGCGGGCGTTTTGAGACATGGCAAAACGCCAATCTTCAGGCCGACCGCGTCGCGCGCCACATTCTGGGCCAGCCCGCCCCGCCACCGGAACCGCTGCGCTTCTGGTCCGAGCAGTTTGGCCACCGCGTGCAGGTCGTCGGGCGACCTGATCCGAAGGCCAGCCTTCTGTCGCAGTCCGGTCAATTCTGGGATTTCGGTAGTTTCGCCGTGGGCATCGACACGCCCGAGGCGATACACCGCGCGGCGCGCAGGCTGTCGCTCAGCGAACCGGTGGCGCCAGGCACACCCGCCCCGGCCCCAACGGCTGCAAGAAAGGAATACCTTCTGTGCCCCGCCGCCGATGTGACCGAAGGCGCTCTGCTGCGCATCGAGCACTCCGCGCGGGGGGCGCTGTGCGCAACGCGGCAGGGCGGGCAGACTTTTGTCACCGATGACCGCTGCCCGCATGCTGTCGCGTCGCTGTCAGAAGGCTTTGTGGATGACGGGCGGCTGATCTGCCCGCTGCATTTCGCAGAGTTCGATCTGCGCAGCGGCGCCCCGCATCACGCCCCCGAAGGCTGCGGCGCGCTGACTGTTCACCCCACGTCCGAACGCGACGGTCAGATATTCGTCAGCTTGCCCCACCCATAG
- a CDS encoding aldehyde dehydrogenase family protein → MIAPVDHLKHSGNLGRFFIDGRWVAPHGSGTSAVINPATESLLCHIPLGDRHDVDAAVAAATRAFPAWSQTAPDARITLLARLEGLMEDNAPLLAHCMSQEMGAALSYAKAAQVPLAVAHIRTAREVLARFEFTSQRGTTAIFREPIGVCALITPWNWPLYQITAKVAPALAAGCCVVLKPSELAPLSALLFAGLVEKAGFPAGVFNLVQGDGPEVGAAMATHPGVDMVSITGSTRAGIAVAKAAADTVKRVAQELGGKSPNLILHDADMERAVSLGVATAMRNLGQSCSAPTRMIVPRTQLAEVEEIAIRAAEQIIVGDPQDPGVTHGAIANHAQFARVQTMIAVGIAEGAHLIAGGPGRPEGMVRGFFARPTVFSQVRPDMQIAQEEIFGPVLCILPYDSVEDAIRIANDTVYGLGAHVQGRDLPLARAVASQIRAGQVHLNYPAWDPHAPFGGYKQSGNGREYGREGMLEYLEVKSVLGFSVPD, encoded by the coding sequence ATGATCGCACCCGTTGACCACCTGAAACACAGCGGCAATCTGGGCCGGTTCTTCATTGATGGCCGATGGGTTGCGCCGCACGGGTCCGGGACGTCCGCCGTCATCAACCCCGCCACGGAATCCTTGCTGTGCCACATCCCGCTGGGCGACCGGCACGACGTGGATGCGGCTGTTGCCGCCGCAACCCGCGCCTTTCCGGCATGGAGCCAGACAGCCCCCGACGCGCGCATCACCCTGCTGGCGCGGCTGGAGGGGTTGATGGAAGACAACGCCCCCCTGCTGGCCCACTGCATGAGCCAGGAGATGGGCGCCGCGCTCAGCTACGCGAAGGCCGCGCAAGTGCCTTTGGCAGTGGCCCATATCAGAACCGCGCGCGAGGTTCTGGCCCGGTTTGAATTTACAAGCCAGCGCGGCACCACGGCGATTTTCCGGGAACCGATTGGCGTGTGCGCGCTGATCACACCGTGGAACTGGCCGCTGTATCAGATCACCGCAAAGGTGGCCCCGGCCTTGGCCGCTGGATGCTGCGTGGTGCTGAAGCCCAGCGAACTCGCCCCTCTGAGCGCGTTGTTGTTTGCTGGACTGGTTGAAAAGGCGGGCTTTCCCGCAGGGGTGTTCAATCTGGTGCAAGGCGACGGGCCGGAAGTGGGGGCGGCGATGGCCACACATCCGGGCGTTGACATGGTCTCGATCACCGGGTCGACCCGCGCGGGCATCGCGGTGGCAAAGGCCGCCGCTGATACGGTCAAACGCGTGGCGCAGGAATTGGGGGGGAAATCGCCCAATCTGATCTTGCACGACGCGGATATGGAACGCGCCGTATCGCTGGGCGTGGCGACGGCGATGCGCAATCTGGGCCAGTCATGCAGCGCGCCGACGCGGATGATCGTGCCGCGCACGCAACTGGCCGAGGTTGAAGAAATCGCCATACGCGCAGCGGAGCAGATCATCGTCGGCGACCCGCAGGACCCCGGCGTGACCCACGGAGCCATCGCCAACCACGCCCAGTTCGCGCGGGTTCAGACCATGATCGCGGTTGGCATCGCCGAAGGCGCGCACCTGATCGCGGGCGGGCCGGGACGACCCGAGGGGATGGTGCGCGGCTTTTTCGCGCGCCCGACCGTCTTTTCGCAGGTGCGCCCGGACATGCAGATCGCGCAGGAAGAAATCTTTGGCCCCGTGCTGTGCATCCTGCCCTATGACAGCGTTGAAGACGCCATCCGCATCGCCAACGACACTGTCTATGGCCTTGGGGCGCATGTGCAGGGCCGTGACCTGCCGCTTGCCCGTGCCGTCGCATCCCAGATCCGCGCGGGCCAAGTGCACCTGAACTATCCCGCATGGGACCCGCATGCGCCGTTTGGTGGCTACAAACAATCCGGCAACGGGCGCGAATACGGGCGCGAGGGCATGCTGGAATATCTGGAGGTCAAGTCTGTCCTTGGCTTCTCAGTCCCGGACTGA
- a CDS encoding cupin domain-containing protein: MSNLIAIDTNPTFAPKEAMPQPDRLISGAPEFKTWAQDSSNADKVLTGIWQATPGETHSIKGTTFEFCHILSGLVEIEETSGATQTFRAGDSFVMKPGFVGVWRTIETVRKIYVCVYE, from the coding sequence ATGTCCAACCTGATCGCCATCGACACCAATCCCACTTTCGCCCCAAAAGAGGCAATGCCACAGCCCGACAGGCTGATTTCCGGCGCGCCAGAATTCAAGACATGGGCACAGGATTCCTCGAATGCGGACAAGGTTCTGACGGGTATCTGGCAGGCCACCCCCGGCGAGACACATTCGATCAAAGGCACAACCTTCGAATTCTGTCACATCCTGTCGGGGCTGGTCGAGATCGAGGAAACCAGCGGCGCAACCCAGACCTTCCGCGCAGGCGACAGTTTCGTGATGAAGCCCGGCTTTGTGGGCGTATGGCGGACCATTGAGACCGTGCGAAAAATCTATGTCTGCGTCTACGAATGA
- a CDS encoding ABC transporter ATP-binding protein: MTAGTTPPAAPEIVLSVRGLTIELPTGMERRHAVEDVSFDLHRGQILCVVGESGSGKSVTASTMLGLLPKAMKTSAGSIKLEEREIVGMGAEALRSLRGRVVSMIFQDPLSALNPLMTVGAQIDEVMASHGVGTRVSRKERAMELLIEVGLPEPELMYHQYPFRLSGGQRQRVMIAMALALEPAILIADEPTTALDVTTQAQILKLIRDIQRRKGMSVMFITHDFGVVAEIADSVVVMEKGHVVEQCSAAQVLKAPTHPYTQRLIAAVPHLRSGNRVQDGTATTEPVLQVKNLVKTYASGSVFFGTRRVVPAVQDVSFNVARGSTLGVVGESGSGKSSLGRLLIKLMAADSGQILFEGQDMAALSESEFRAIRPKIQMIFQDPFASLNPRMTVGTILTVGPIAHGMPAGQAREEARAMLTLVGLDPGAFGRYPHEFSGGQRQRIGIARALMFKPKLLVADEAVSALDVSIQAQILELLDRIQRETGVSMIFITHDLRVASQICDDIVVMHKGKIVEQGPPSQIFTNARSAYTRELVAAIPGESARAPEPEPAEVV, encoded by the coding sequence ATGACAGCAGGGACAACACCCCCCGCCGCACCTGAAATCGTCCTGTCGGTGCGCGGGCTGACGATTGAGCTGCCGACGGGTATGGAGCGTCGCCACGCGGTCGAGGATGTGTCCTTTGACCTGCATCGCGGCCAGATCCTGTGTGTGGTGGGCGAATCCGGTTCGGGCAAATCCGTCACGGCCAGCACCATGCTGGGCTTGCTGCCAAAGGCGATGAAAACCAGCGCCGGGTCAATCAAGCTGGAAGAACGCGAGATTGTAGGCATGGGGGCCGAGGCCCTGCGCAGCCTGCGCGGGCGCGTGGTGTCGATGATCTTCCAGGACCCGCTGTCGGCGCTGAACCCGTTAATGACCGTCGGCGCGCAGATTGACGAAGTGATGGCCTCGCACGGGGTCGGCACGCGGGTATCGCGCAAGGAACGCGCGATGGAACTGCTGATTGAGGTGGGTTTGCCAGAACCCGAACTGATGTATCACCAGTATCCGTTCCGCCTGTCGGGCGGGCAGCGGCAGCGCGTGATGATCGCCATGGCGCTGGCGCTGGAACCCGCGATCCTGATCGCCGATGAGCCCACAACAGCACTGGACGTGACGACACAGGCGCAGATCCTGAAGCTGATCCGCGATATTCAGCGCCGCAAGGGCATGAGCGTGATGTTCATCACGCATGATTTTGGCGTTGTTGCCGAAATCGCCGACAGCGTGGTTGTGATGGAAAAGGGCCATGTCGTCGAACAGTGCAGCGCCGCGCAGGTGCTGAAAGCGCCGACCCATCCCTATACACAGCGGCTGATTGCGGCGGTCCCGCATCTGCGCAGCGGAAACCGTGTGCAGGATGGCACCGCAACGACCGAGCCCGTGCTGCAGGTCAAAAATCTGGTCAAGACCTATGCCAGCGGCAGCGTGTTCTTTGGCACGCGTCGCGTGGTGCCTGCAGTGCAGGATGTGTCGTTCAACGTGGCGCGCGGCAGCACGCTGGGCGTGGTGGGCGAAAGCGGTTCGGGCAAGTCATCGCTGGGCCGTCTGCTCATCAAACTGATGGCCGCAGATTCGGGTCAGATCCTGTTTGAAGGTCAGGATATGGCCGCCCTGTCGGAATCGGAATTCCGCGCGATCCGCCCAAAGATCCAGATGATCTTTCAGGACCCTTTCGCGTCGCTCAATCCGCGGATGACGGTCGGCACAATCCTGACGGTCGGTCCCATCGCACACGGGATGCCTGCCGGGCAGGCCCGCGAAGAGGCGCGCGCGATGCTGACGCTCGTGGGCCTTGATCCCGGCGCGTTCGGGCGCTACCCGCACGAGTTTTCCGGCGGCCAGCGGCAGCGCATCGGCATTGCCCGCGCGCTGATGTTCAAGCCCAAGCTGCTGGTCGCGGACGAAGCAGTTTCAGCGCTGGACGTGTCTATTCAGGCGCAAATCCTTGAACTGCTGGACCGGATTCAGCGCGAAACCGGCGTGTCGATGATCTTCATCACCCATGACCTGCGCGTTGCCAGTCAGATCTGCGACGACATCGTGGTGATGCATAAGGGCAAGATCGTCGAACAGGGTCCGCCTTCACAGATTTTTACTAATGCCCGCTCTGCCTACACGCGTGAGCTGGTGGCCGCCATTCCAGGGGAAAGCGCGCGTGCGCCTGAACCGGAACCGGCCGAGGTTGTGTGA
- a CDS encoding peptide ABC transporter substrate-binding protein yields MTNNPKTGSGLSRRNALGIMGASAAALLAPNLLGKPAFAQTPPDAPSGRIIVGVSQEPTVFNPLMPKIEVDDNVHFSVFDALFRITEEGVIVPNLATEVPTQENGGISEDGLQWRIRLRDDVRWHDGELFTAEDVKFTLELIVNPDFRAWRTTGHNLVRDIEVVSPTEITWRMEEPFAPYMSFLTETFIVPAHILGADDNPNEAAFNRAPIGTGAFRWGQRTAGDNLTLVANPDYFGEGPYIEELIFRYIPDMTVLFTQFQSGAIDLVGRAYITQDNYEAARNLPDRVVDLVPATSIESIYLNLERPQFKERAVREALYLALDRDSIVDVLYYGLPNQTETFMPRQSYYYHDGLPTHEFNLEKARQILDEAGWAPGSDGIRAKDGVRLSFNNSTTTGAHLREQAQQFVQQTFRDIGVEMNIENLPAAVMWGDFWGMSQFDSAMVGVTYLIAADPDVTNRFHSVAITAQGGRGSNTGQYSNPEVDALLEEGARTFDREQRREIYLRVQEIIRDDLPYLPLFAYTQVMGRKAGIEGFVPNTNTRSETWHAAGWYWA; encoded by the coding sequence ATGACCAATAACCCAAAGACCGGATCGGGCCTTTCACGTCGTAATGCCCTTGGCATTATGGGCGCAAGTGCCGCAGCGCTGCTTGCTCCCAATCTGCTGGGCAAGCCTGCCTTCGCCCAAACGCCCCCCGACGCGCCTTCGGGCCGGATTATCGTGGGCGTTTCGCAAGAACCCACTGTCTTCAACCCGCTGATGCCAAAGATCGAAGTGGATGATAACGTCCATTTCTCGGTGTTCGACGCGCTGTTCCGCATCACGGAAGAAGGGGTCATCGTGCCCAATCTGGCAACCGAAGTCCCCACGCAGGAAAACGGCGGCATTTCAGAAGACGGCCTGCAATGGCGTATCCGCCTGCGCGACGATGTGCGCTGGCATGATGGCGAGCTGTTCACGGCAGAAGATGTGAAGTTCACCCTTGAACTGATCGTCAATCCTGACTTCCGCGCATGGCGCACCACGGGCCACAACCTTGTGCGCGATATTGAAGTTGTTTCGCCCACCGAAATCACCTGGCGGATGGAAGAACCGTTTGCGCCCTATATGTCCTTCCTGACGGAAACCTTCATCGTACCCGCCCATATTCTGGGCGCAGATGACAACCCCAACGAAGCCGCCTTCAACCGCGCGCCCATCGGCACCGGTGCTTTCCGCTGGGGTCAGCGCACGGCAGGTGACAACCTGACGCTGGTTGCCAACCCCGACTATTTTGGGGAGGGGCCGTATATCGAAGAACTGATCTTCCGCTACATCCCCGACATGACGGTCCTGTTCACCCAATTCCAGAGCGGTGCTATTGATCTGGTCGGTCGTGCCTATATCACCCAGGATAATTATGAGGCGGCCCGCAACCTGCCCGACCGCGTCGTGGATCTGGTTCCCGCCACGTCGATCGAGTCGATTTATCTGAATCTGGAACGCCCACAATTCAAGGAACGCGCCGTGCGCGAAGCGCTGTATCTGGCGCTGGACCGCGACTCGATCGTTGATGTGCTGTACTATGGCCTGCCCAATCAGACCGAAACTTTCATGCCGCGTCAGTCGTATTACTACCACGACGGCCTGCCCACGCATGAGTTCAATCTGGAAAAGGCGCGCCAGATTCTGGACGAAGCAGGCTGGGCACCCGGTTCTGACGGTATCCGCGCAAAAGACGGTGTGCGGCTGTCGTTCAACAACTCCACCACCACTGGCGCCCATCTGCGCGAACAGGCGCAGCAGTTTGTCCAGCAGACCTTCCGGGATATCGGTGTGGAAATGAACATCGAAAACCTGCCTGCCGCCGTGATGTGGGGTGATTTCTGGGGGATGTCGCAATTCGATTCTGCGATGGTCGGCGTCACCTACCTGATCGCCGCCGATCCGGACGTCACCAACCGGTTTCACAGTGTCGCGATTACCGCACAGGGCGGCCGGGGCTCAAACACCGGACAGTATTCCAACCCCGAGGTAGACGCCTTGCTAGAAGAGGGTGCGCGTACCTTCGACCGTGAGCAGCGGCGCGAGATCTATCTGCGTGTGCAAGAAATCATCCGCGATGATCTGCCGTATCTGCCCCTGTTTGCCTACACTCAGGTCATGGGGCGCAAGGCGGGGATCGAAGGCTTTGTTCCCAACACTAACACCCGCAGCGAAACCTGGCATGCCGCAGGCTGGTACTGGGCCTGA
- a CDS encoding ABC transporter permease has translation MFGRLLQSLVLLVIVSIIGFVVLNLIPGGPLAQYALDPGMTQDDRIRIAAQLGLDRPLWVQYLDWASGMLQGDWGTSFRDGNPVLTVIGRHVYATLLLMGSATVIAVSIGTWIGIRGATHRYSSFDYVATVGAMIALSIPTFWFGLIGIYVFSLRLGWFPAGNMYTIGDASVMNYLHHLIMPSVVLALVHIAIWSRFMRAATLDAISQEFVKTARAKGVPERRVIMKHVVGNALLPMITLAGVQLPSLLTGALVTETVFTWPGMGRLFLDSLGYSDYPVVMGLLMFSAILTIAANFVADVVVALVDPRIRLA, from the coding sequence CTGTTCGGACGCCTTTTGCAGAGCCTCGTATTGCTGGTGATTGTTTCAATCATCGGTTTTGTCGTTCTCAACCTGATCCCCGGCGGGCCTTTGGCGCAATACGCGCTTGATCCCGGCATGACCCAGGATGACAGGATACGCATCGCGGCGCAGCTGGGTCTTGATCGGCCGCTTTGGGTGCAATACCTCGACTGGGCCTCGGGCATGTTGCAGGGCGACTGGGGCACCTCGTTCCGCGATGGCAACCCGGTGCTGACCGTTATCGGGCGTCATGTTTACGCGACATTGCTGCTGATGGGGTCGGCCACCGTCATCGCGGTATCCATCGGCACATGGATCGGCATACGGGGCGCAACGCACCGCTATTCCAGCTTTGACTATGTCGCCACGGTCGGTGCCATGATCGCGCTGTCGATCCCGACCTTCTGGTTTGGTCTGATCGGCATCTATGTCTTTTCCCTGCGGCTGGGATGGTTTCCGGCAGGCAATATGTACACAATCGGCGATGCGTCGGTGATGAACTATCTGCACCACCTGATCATGCCCTCTGTCGTGCTGGCGCTGGTGCATATCGCGATCTGGAGCCGGTTCATGCGCGCCGCCACGCTGGACGCGATCAGTCAGGAATTTGTAAAGACCGCCCGCGCCAAGGGTGTGCCCGAACGGCGCGTCATCATGAAACATGTCGTGGGCAATGCTCTGTTGCCGATGATCACGCTGGCGGGGGTGCAACTGCCGTCGCTGTTGACCGGCGCATTGGTGACCGAAACGGTTTTCACCTGGCCGGGGATGGGGCGGCTGTTCCTCGATAGCCTGGGCTACAGCGATTATCCGGTGGTCATGGGGCTGTTGATGTTCTCGGCCATCCTGACCATTGCCGCCAACTTCGTCGCCGATGTCGTCGTTGCATTGGTCGATCCGCGCATTCGTCTGGCCTGA
- a CDS encoding ABC transporter permease: protein MNTITATRPTQARWFQNRVLRRFLSNKLAMFGLAMITLLTLTCVIGPYLLPYDSLFVDLRARFSPPLTGYHYLGTDPLGRDIAARLFMAGRISLLVGLFAMLLATLLGTLVGVIAGYSGGWVNALLMRTVDGFLSFPTIFLLLALAVALKPSPIMITIIIALTGWMEVARIVEAEVRSLKEREFVLAGRMLGLGQAHIMFREILPNAMGPIIVAATLTVARAILLEAYISFLGYGIQPPLPSWGNMLNGAQQYLATAPWLAIIPGAAITIAVTSFNFIGDGLRDALDVRNDNL, encoded by the coding sequence ATGAACACGATTACCGCAACCCGACCAACTCAGGCCCGCTGGTTTCAGAACCGGGTTCTGCGCCGTTTTCTAAGCAACAAACTGGCCATGTTCGGGCTGGCAATGATCACACTGTTAACGTTGACCTGCGTGATCGGACCCTACCTGCTGCCGTATGACTCGCTATTCGTCGATTTGCGGGCGCGGTTTTCACCGCCTTTGACTGGCTATCATTATCTAGGCACCGATCCGCTGGGCCGCGATATTGCGGCACGGTTGTTCATGGCGGGGCGTATCTCACTGCTGGTGGGGCTGTTTGCCATGCTGCTGGCCACATTGCTGGGCACGTTGGTCGGTGTTATCGCGGGCTATAGTGGTGGCTGGGTCAATGCGCTGCTGATGCGAACGGTGGATGGCTTTTTGTCCTTTCCCACGATCTTTCTGCTGCTGGCGCTGGCGGTCGCGCTGAAACCCAGTCCGATCATGATCACGATCATCATTGCACTGACCGGCTGGATGGAAGTCGCCCGCATTGTCGAGGCCGAGGTGCGATCCCTGAAAGAACGGGAATTCGTGCTGGCGGGCCGGATGCTGGGGCTAGGGCAGGCGCATATCATGTTTCGCGAGATTTTGCCCAATGCCATGGGGCCGATCATTGTCGCCGCAACCCTGACCGTGGCGCGCGCCATTCTGCTGGAGGCGTATATCAGCTTTTTGGGCTACGGCATCCAGCCGCCCCTGCCAAGCTGGGGCAATATGCTGAACGGGGCGCAGCAATATCTGGCCACCGCGCCATGGCTTGCAATTATTCCCGGCGCGGCTATCACCATTGCCGTAACCAGCTTCAACTTCATCGGCGACGGGCTGCGCGATGCGCTCGACGTGCGGAACGACAACCTCTGA
- a CDS encoding NAD(P)/FAD-dependent oxidoreductase — translation MTIQPRPADKATPYWWEAAPVGGVPGQPLAPRVDVAIVGAGYAGLSAALTLVRAGRSVAVFDAMNPGEGASSRNGGITSGSIRPGLAALTRKFGEKTAFEIESEGKRAREFLYDFLKTEEISCDFQLTGAFRAALGYQQYDEMARAAEGLAKRLGIDAYAVPHAEQRGYIGTDFYRGGVVRMDIGGLHPAKFHAELLRVALAAGVMVHCHTPVTAITRDAAGFDVTSSAGKTTAQQVLVCTNGYTDAAAPYLRRRLVPVRSRIIVTEELSPDLMAKLMPRRMMMGENRQLGFYYRPTPDGKRILLGGRDSSWVGDPAAPTLRLRAGLAELFPELSDVRLAHSWFGNVAMNRDMLPRLFERDGVVYASGFCGSGVVWATWVGSRAAHRLLGDTVEGRTAFDFRPPAAVPFYNGTPWFMPAFIKFYGLQDRFALWRAQR, via the coding sequence ATGACCATTCAACCGCGTCCGGCCGATAAAGCCACACCCTATTGGTGGGAGGCGGCGCCCGTCGGTGGGGTACCCGGACAACCGCTTGCCCCTCGTGTCGATGTGGCGATTGTAGGTGCCGGCTATGCCGGGCTTTCGGCGGCGCTGACATTGGTGCGGGCGGGACGCTCGGTCGCGGTCTTCGATGCGATGAACCCCGGAGAGGGGGCATCCTCGCGCAATGGCGGCATTACCTCAGGCAGCATCCGGCCCGGCCTTGCCGCTCTGACGCGCAAGTTCGGTGAAAAAACGGCGTTCGAGATCGAATCCGAAGGCAAGCGCGCGCGCGAATTCCTCTATGACTTCTTGAAAACCGAAGAGATCTCATGCGACTTCCAGCTGACCGGCGCGTTCCGCGCCGCGCTTGGCTATCAGCAATATGATGAAATGGCCCGTGCTGCTGAAGGTCTGGCCAAACGGCTGGGTATCGACGCCTATGCGGTGCCCCATGCCGAACAGCGCGGCTATATCGGTACGGATTTCTATCGCGGCGGCGTGGTGCGCATGGATATCGGCGGGCTGCACCCGGCCAAGTTCCACGCCGAATTGTTGCGCGTGGCGCTGGCCGCAGGGGTGATGGTGCATTGTCACACGCCCGTCACCGCCATCACCCGCGACGCTGCGGGGTTTGATGTCACGTCAAGCGCTGGCAAAACCACGGCGCAACAGGTGCTGGTCTGCACCAATGGCTATACCGACGCGGCCGCCCCATATCTGCGACGCCGTCTGGTGCCGGTGCGCAGCCGCATCATCGTGACCGAGGAACTTTCGCCCGACCTGATGGCGAAACTGATGCCCCGTCGCATGATGATGGGCGAAAACCGCCAATTGGGCTTTTACTATCGCCCCACGCCGGACGGCAAACGCATTTTGCTGGGCGGACGCGACAGCAGTTGGGTCGGCGATCCCGCCGCCCCGACGCTGCGCCTGCGCGCGGGACTGGCCGAGCTGTTCCCCGAGCTGTCCGATGTCCGTCTGGCCCACAGCTGGTTTGGCAATGTAGCGATGAACCGAGATATGCTGCCACGTCTGTTTGAACGCGATGGCGTGGTATACGCCAGCGGCTTCTGCGGCTCGGGCGTGGTCTGGGCCACCTGGGTCGGCAGCCGTGCGGCCCATCGTCTGTTGGGCGACACGGTAGAAGGCCGCACCGCATTCGACTTCCGCCCCCCCGCAGCTGTGCCTTTTTACAATGGCACCCCGTGGTTCATGCCCGCGTTCATCAAGTTCTATGGCTTGCAAGACCGCTTTGCCCTGTGGCGGGCGCAGCGCTGA